From the genome of Bacteroidales bacterium, one region includes:
- a CDS encoding TIM-barrel domain-containing protein — MKSFSIALFTVLFLLIKPLEAQTFQKTSSGVKTTIHSVQIEVRFYTPSIVRIIKYPEGRSPEKQSLSVVKTPQAVAFSANKQGEKLVIKSDHLIVSVSLSNGDIRFESEGRPLINEKQSGASFTDFNDAGEKTYSVSQAFLLDKDEFIYGLGQQQQGRMSQRGVKLHMIQGNTDDYIPFFLSSKGYGLFWDNYSPTVFEDNPETTSFTSESGDCIDYYVMYGGNADKVIACMRELTGQAPMFPLWTYGFFQSKERYKSQDESLDVVKKYRELQVPLDGIIQDWQYWGSNYLWNAMDFLNAGFYDPQKMIRDVHTNNAHMLISIWNSFGPMTKQYRELEKINALFNIETWPQSGSEKWPPRLDYPSGVRVYDAYNPAARDIYWNYLNNGIFSLGMDGWWIDSSEPDHFNPKPSDYDTKTYLGSFRKVRNAYPLMTVGGVSDHQKAVSRDKRVFILTRSAFAGQQRYGANTWSGDVIASWEALRNQISAGLNFSLCGIPYWNCDLGGFFLWNFKNPLQNPDYRELHVRWVEFGTFIPMMRSHGEGAPREIYQFGIKGNPIYDAIEKYIKLRYKLLPYIYSTSWNVTASQGSMMRALVMDFAADKDALNINDEYMFGKSLLVSPVTNPMYWKNQVQGKDTVKVEDFGSVKTKEVYLPKGTEWYDFWTGERLAGGQTYKKETPLDIIPVFVKAGSILPIGPEVQYATEKKWDNLEIRVYRGANGEFTLYEDENDNYNYEKGKYSTITFTWNENKKELIIGKRKGDFQGMLTTRKFNIISVDKKKGTGSDLSVKYDRVVDYAGEKIVIRL, encoded by the coding sequence ATGAAATCTTTTTCAATTGCTCTTTTTACGGTGTTGTTTCTTTTAATCAAGCCTTTGGAGGCTCAGACCTTCCAGAAAACATCATCCGGTGTTAAAACCACCATCCATTCCGTTCAGATCGAGGTCCGGTTTTACACACCCTCTATTGTGAGGATCATAAAGTATCCTGAAGGGAGATCACCGGAGAAACAAAGTCTGTCGGTTGTAAAGACACCTCAGGCCGTTGCGTTCAGCGCCAATAAACAAGGTGAGAAACTTGTTATTAAAAGCGATCATCTCATTGTTTCAGTCAGCCTCAGCAACGGAGATATCCGTTTCGAAAGTGAAGGCAGACCATTGATAAATGAAAAACAATCCGGTGCATCATTTACCGATTTTAATGATGCCGGTGAAAAGACATATTCGGTTTCACAAGCCTTCCTTCTGGATAAGGATGAGTTCATTTATGGCCTTGGCCAGCAACAGCAGGGCCGTATGTCACAGAGGGGTGTAAAGCTCCATATGATCCAGGGTAATACGGATGATTACATTCCATTCTTTTTGTCTTCAAAAGGATATGGCCTATTCTGGGATAATTACTCCCCCACGGTTTTTGAAGACAATCCTGAAACCACAAGTTTTACATCTGAATCAGGTGATTGCATCGACTATTACGTGATGTATGGCGGCAATGCCGATAAGGTAATTGCCTGCATGCGTGAATTAACCGGCCAGGCTCCCATGTTTCCGTTATGGACATATGGCTTCTTTCAAAGCAAGGAACGATACAAAAGCCAGGATGAATCACTTGATGTGGTGAAAAAATACAGGGAACTGCAGGTGCCGCTTGACGGCATTATCCAGGACTGGCAGTACTGGGGCAGCAATTATCTCTGGAATGCCATGGATTTCCTTAATGCCGGTTTTTATGATCCACAGAAAATGATAAGGGATGTGCATACCAACAATGCCCACATGCTTATTTCAATATGGAACAGCTTCGGCCCCATGACCAAGCAATACAGGGAACTTGAAAAGATAAATGCACTTTTCAATATCGAAACATGGCCCCAGTCGGGTTCCGAAAAATGGCCACCCAGGCTCGATTATCCTTCAGGAGTAAGGGTTTATGATGCTTACAATCCGGCTGCACGCGATATATACTGGAATTACCTGAATAACGGCATCTTTTCATTAGGCATGGATGGATGGTGGATCGATTCATCAGAACCCGACCATTTCAATCCCAAGCCTTCCGATTATGATACAAAGACATACCTTGGCTCATTCAGGAAGGTTCGGAATGCTTATCCACTGATGACGGTGGGTGGAGTATCCGATCATCAGAAAGCAGTTTCCAGGGATAAGAGGGTATTTATTCTTACCCGTTCCGCTTTCGCCGGTCAACAGCGCTATGGGGCGAATACATGGTCAGGCGATGTGATAGCTTCATGGGAAGCATTGAGAAACCAGATTTCAGCAGGATTGAATTTTTCACTTTGTGGTATTCCTTACTGGAACTGCGATTTAGGAGGTTTCTTCCTGTGGAATTTCAAGAACCCTCTTCAAAACCCCGATTACAGGGAACTCCATGTAAGATGGGTTGAGTTCGGTACATTTATTCCCATGATGCGTTCGCATGGAGAAGGGGCGCCCCGGGAGATTTACCAGTTCGGCATAAAGGGAAACCCTATTTACGACGCTATCGAAAAGTATATCAAACTGCGATATAAACTGCTGCCCTATATTTATTCAACATCATGGAATGTTACGGCCAGCCAGGGCAGTATGATGCGTGCGCTTGTAATGGATTTCGCTGCAGATAAAGACGCCCTGAACATAAATGATGAGTATATGTTCGGAAAATCGTTATTGGTAAGTCCTGTAACCAATCCCATGTATTGGAAAAACCAGGTTCAGGGAAAAGACACGGTGAAAGTTGAAGATTTCGGTTCGGTAAAAACAAAAGAGGTTTACCTGCCCAAAGGAACCGAATGGTATGACTTCTGGACCGGTGAGAGGTTAGCAGGCGGACAAACGTATAAGAAAGAAACGCCCCTTGATATTATACCTGTTTTTGTAAAAGCCGGTTCTATTCTGCCAATAGGACCCGAAGTACAGTATGCCACAGAAAAAAAATGGGACAATCTTGAGATCCGGGTGTACAGAGGTGCCAATGGCGAATTCACTCTTTACGAAGATGAGAACGACAACTACAATTATGAAAAAGGCAAGTATTCCACCATTACATTCACCTGGAATGAAAACAAAAAAGAATTGATAATCGGAAAGCGCAAAGGTGATTTCCAGGGCATGCTGACGACAAGGAAGTTTAATATCATTTCTGTAGACAAGAAGAAAGGAACCGGCTCTGATTTATCAGTGAAATACGACAGGGTTGTGGATTATGCAGGAGAGAAAATTGTGATTCGGCTTTAA
- a CDS encoding DUF1080 domain-containing protein → MKQVFISLLFAVLCMVVNAQNEKPKQQMPFNYAEQEAIVKKFTQKFDSLTPMQQNIFFTNVKHIMEPEVVKIEPGKVDDDPPSDAIILFNGSNLDEWEEMTWGMGGPGGKKPISWVIKDGGMQPLPSSGTAQTKRSFRDFQLHIEWKTPVGLPATVAGQDRGNSGVIIQGNYEVQILDSYNNRTYRNGQAGAVYMQYAPLVNPARKEGEWQSYDIIYTAPRFKDDKTFFTPPRITVFYNGVLVQNNVEIQGPTVFPGIPQYPVKEHGDGPIQLQQHGNPTTFRNIWIREL, encoded by the coding sequence ATGAAACAAGTATTTATTTCGCTGTTGTTCGCAGTATTATGTATGGTTGTTAACGCACAAAATGAAAAGCCAAAACAACAAATGCCCTTTAATTATGCTGAGCAGGAAGCCATAGTGAAAAAATTTACGCAGAAATTCGATTCGCTTACTCCCATGCAGCAAAACATTTTTTTTACCAATGTAAAACATATCATGGAACCTGAGGTTGTGAAAATTGAACCGGGTAAAGTAGATGATGACCCGCCTTCTGATGCCATCATTCTTTTCAATGGCAGCAACCTCGACGAATGGGAAGAAATGACATGGGGTATGGGTGGTCCCGGCGGGAAGAAACCGATTTCCTGGGTTATAAAAGACGGGGGCATGCAACCCTTGCCATCATCAGGCACAGCGCAAACGAAGCGTTCATTCAGGGATTTCCAGTTGCATATTGAATGGAAAACCCCGGTAGGTTTGCCCGCAACAGTGGCAGGTCAGGATAGAGGTAACAGCGGGGTTATTATCCAGGGAAATTATGAAGTTCAGATACTTGACAGTTATAATAACAGAACGTACCGGAACGGGCAGGCAGGTGCTGTTTATATGCAGTATGCCCCGCTAGTGAATCCGGCCAGGAAAGAGGGTGAATGGCAGTCGTATGATATTATTTATACCGCGCCCCGGTTTAAAGACGACAAAACTTTTTTCACACCCCCAAGAATCACTGTTTTTTACAATGGTGTATTGGTTCAGAATAACGTTGAAATACAAGGCCCAACTGTTTTCCCCGGTATCCCGCAGTATCCGGTAAAGGAACATGGCGATGGTCCCATCCAGTTGCAGCAGCATGGTAATCCAACAACTTTCAGGAATATCTGGATAAGGGAATTATAG
- a CDS encoding glycosyltransferase family 39 protein → MKLPFFWDEAWSYAVAVFDMNKHGLAFFPGQGNTELTRGHPLLFYFLSALWVKLFGESIFLIHLFSLLISCVLLVAVFFLVKKLDKKESALIIVTLLVLQPIFFVQSSLLLPEIMLTLWIILMLHSYVQKNWKLYILFSSLLVLTKETGIVAIASILIDRILLEYLFSKPTRSFELKKTLQQLVILIIPLGLFAVFMIIQRIRSGWFLFPEHTNFMVFDVSEIKNNLVLIKEIFFADGRKYLFVLSLMCISFLLGRKKLDVQTSRFIALCWLFILLYLLFCSMNFFASRYLLTAVVIFIIASILPIVKSLDNTLMKIGFTLLFGLIFMYYTFFKEPVAQDVSIGYKNNILLHQQAIHFAEDLNLSNQKIYSTFLMQYYMGIPELGYLKNKKPYILRNKSDIYDMYIFCSNEKDTLYNEIATNPEYKLLKRFANNKDWIEFYRKQIDPK, encoded by the coding sequence TTGAAATTACCTTTTTTTTGGGATGAAGCCTGGTCATATGCCGTTGCCGTTTTTGACATGAATAAGCATGGGCTTGCTTTTTTCCCGGGACAAGGAAATACTGAACTTACACGAGGCCACCCGCTTTTATTCTATTTTCTGTCGGCTTTATGGGTAAAATTATTTGGCGAAAGTATTTTCCTTATCCATCTGTTCAGTTTACTCATTTCATGTGTACTTCTCGTTGCTGTATTTTTTTTAGTTAAGAAACTTGATAAAAAAGAGAGTGCCTTAATTATAGTGACACTGCTTGTTTTGCAACCCATTTTTTTTGTGCAGAGTAGTTTATTGCTACCTGAAATAATGCTGACGCTCTGGATAATCCTTATGCTTCATTCCTATGTTCAAAAGAATTGGAAGCTTTATATACTTTTCTCCTCATTACTGGTTTTAACCAAAGAAACCGGAATTGTTGCAATAGCTTCAATACTTATTGACAGGATATTATTGGAATATCTTTTCAGCAAGCCCACCAGGTCGTTTGAATTAAAAAAAACTCTTCAGCAATTAGTCATTCTCATTATACCGCTCGGGCTTTTTGCTGTCTTTATGATAATACAAAGAATCAGATCAGGTTGGTTTTTGTTTCCCGAACACACAAATTTCATGGTATTTGACGTTTCTGAAATTAAAAACAACCTTGTATTAATCAAGGAAATATTTTTCGCGGACGGCAGAAAGTACTTATTTGTTCTTTCATTGATGTGCATCAGCTTTTTATTGGGAAGAAAAAAACTGGATGTACAAACCAGTCGGTTCATTGCTTTATGCTGGTTGTTTATTCTTCTCTATTTATTGTTCTGTTCAATGAACTTCTTTGCTTCAAGATATCTTCTGACTGCAGTTGTCATATTTATTATTGCAAGTATATTACCGATAGTTAAAAGTCTTGATAATACCCTGATGAAAATAGGTTTTACACTGCTTTTCGGACTTATATTTATGTATTACACTTTTTTTAAAGAACCCGTAGCACAGGATGTTTCGATTGGTTATAAAAACAATATCTTGCTTCACCAACAGGCAATTCATTTCGCAGAGGATCTGAATCTGAGTAATCAAAAAATCTATTCAACCTTTCTCATGCAGTATTATATGGGAATTCCTGAGTTAGGGTATTTAAAAAATAAAAAACCTTACATTCTCAGGAATAAATCAGACATTTATGATATGTATATATTTTGCAGTAATGAAAAGGATACGTTGTATAATGAAATCGCAACCAACCCGGAATATAAACTATTGAAACGGTTTGCAAACAATAAAGATTGGATTGAATTCTACAGAAAACAAATAGACCCTAAATAA
- a CDS encoding DHCW motif cupin fold protein — protein sequence MKNGIPFQTISWPDIAKDEFKGETGVAYWQTKLFDGLRIRIVEYSPGYLADHWCRKGHIVHCLEGEFVSELQDGREILLTKGMTYVVSDELSSHRSKTTNGVKLLIVDGDFLK from the coding sequence ATGAAAAACGGTATTCCTTTTCAGACAATCAGCTGGCCGGACATAGCAAAAGACGAGTTTAAAGGTGAAACTGGCGTTGCATACTGGCAAACCAAATTATTTGATGGCCTGCGTATACGAATTGTTGAGTATTCACCCGGCTATCTTGCCGATCACTGGTGCCGGAAGGGCCATATCGTTCATTGTCTTGAAGGAGAGTTTGTAAGCGAATTGCAGGATGGACGTGAAATCCTTTTAACCAAAGGGATGACTTATGTGGTTTCAGATGAGTTAAGTTCTCACCGGTCGAAGACAACAAACGGCGTTAAACTTTTAATAGTTGACGGGGATTTTCTGAAATGA
- a CDS encoding CPBP family glutamic-type intramembrane protease codes for MVILTGLGKLIFVDFLNLKFVYIITTIAFWSTYFVYRVSKNKKLINYWGLSFSTISGTMKILAIPGLIILIGLIIYGIFTIHFSWNILFVLITYPIWGLVQQFLMMSLFAGNLKDYEGKNINTAFIVIITSFLFSIVHYPSFALIAVTFAMAIIYSLIFLSKRNILPLGIFHGVLGALFYYVVLQRDAWLEFFSILNK; via the coding sequence ATGGTAATACTTACCGGATTGGGGAAACTGATTTTTGTTGATTTCCTTAATCTGAAATTTGTGTACATCATTACCACCATTGCTTTCTGGAGCACTTACTTTGTTTATCGTGTATCTAAAAATAAAAAGCTGATCAACTACTGGGGCCTGTCCTTCTCAACGATCTCAGGCACTATGAAAATATTAGCCATTCCCGGGTTAATAATTCTTATAGGGTTAATTATTTATGGAATTTTCACCATTCACTTCAGCTGGAATATCCTTTTTGTATTAATTACTTATCCGATCTGGGGCCTTGTTCAACAGTTTCTGATGATGAGTTTATTTGCAGGAAATTTAAAAGATTATGAGGGTAAGAATATCAATACTGCCTTCATTGTAATTATTACTTCCTTCCTGTTTTCAATTGTTCATTATCCCTCATTTGCGTTGATTGCCGTTACATTTGCAATGGCAATTATCTATTCTCTGATCTTTTTATCAAAGCGAAACATATTACCACTGGGAATATTCCATGGAGTGCTGGGTGCATTATTTTATTACGTGGTTCTTCAAAGGGATGCATGGCTAGAATTTTTTTCAATTCTCAATAAATAA